The genomic region AAGCCGAGAATTTGCCCGTCTCTTAGGCCAAGATGTACAGCAATAGGCGTTCTTTGAAACGAGGCCGCCACTTCAAATTGCCAAGCCTTGAAGAATCGTTCCAAAAAAACCATCATAGGCCCAAAGTCCGATGCGGTGGCACGGCGTATTTCCAATCCTTTTTGGCGCAATTGGTGTTCAGCTGTTGCGGTTTCCCAGTCCTCTGCCACCAAATTACAGTGCATATGATACCCCTCACCAAAGCGTTCGTATCCGTTTTTCTGAAAAAAAGCGACCGTAGCGGTAGATCGCGGGTCTATGCCGGGGATAAAATAAGCGGGTGGCGCCTCGCCTGCCCGTATGGAAAAAGCCTTCTGTTTGGCTAATTTTTCTTCCATCAGTTGTAAAAGCCACGTACCCATTTTTTGGCGACGGTAACTTTTGGCGACCAACATCATTTTGATGTAACCAATCCCACTTTCGCGAACAACACCCATGATGAATGCAATAGGTTTATCTCCATCGAAGGCCACGAGCGTCGTTTCGGGCTTAAAATCAGGATCGTTATAGACAAACTCCTGCCAAAGCTCCGGTGTAAGCGGGTCGAGGTCTGCGGAAGAGTTCCACATATCCAATACAGCAGAATCTATGTGATGGGTCAGCGTTATTGGTTTAATCGTTACATTAGGGTTGTATGGCATTCGGATGGTGATGATGAAAGGAAAGTACTTCAATGTACAAAAAAAGCCGCCCCCATCGGATGGGAGCGGCTTGAAAAATTTTTGCGGGAAGATCAGGTTCCGGCAGCATAATCGGTTGCATAAGCGATTTGCTCTTCCGTCAAATGGTCAATCTCAATGCCCATCGTTTCCAACTTGATCCGAGCAATTTCTTGATCCAATTCTTCGGGAAGGTCAATAACACGCGGACTGAGATCGCCACCATTTTCATGTGCCTGAATCAGGTTCAGGTGTGCCATAAATTGGTTAGCAAAACTCATGTCCATCACCTCCGAGGGGTGTCCTTCGGCAGCCGCCAAGTTCACGAGGCGTCCATCGGCCAAAACATAGATTTTTTTACCATTTTCCAAGGTATATTCAACGTTGTTGTCGCGGATGGTACGGACGTCAATGGCCAATTCACGGAGTTCTACGAGATTCAACTCTACGTCATAGTGTCCTGTATTCGAGACGATAGCCCCTTCTTTCATGGAAAGGAAGTGTTCGCCACGGATGATGTCGCGCATGCCCGTCGCGGTTACAAAGATATCGCCCACTTTTGCGGCCTCTTCCATCGTCATCACGCGATGCCCCTCAAGAATAGCTTTCAGAGAAGCGGTTGGTTTAACTTCGGTGACAATGACATTTGCGCCCATGCCTTTTGCCCGCATCGCAACCCCACGTCCGCAGTGACCATAACCAGCGACCACAAAATTCTTTCCCGCAAGCATCACACTGGAAGCCCGCAGAATCCCATCTAACGTGGATTGTCCGGTTCCATACACGTTGTCGAAGTCCCACTTCGTTTCCGCATCGTTTACGGCATACACGGGATAGAGCATTTTACCATCCTCGGCCATTGCCCGTAGGCGATGAACACCGGTAGTGGTTTCTTCGGATCCACCAATAATATGGTCTGCGAGATGAGGATATTTATGATGGACGGTAAAAATAAGGTCTGCCCCGTCATCTAACGTGGTATGTGGAGGTTTATCAATGGAGCGTTCGATACACCAATAGAACTCTTCGGTATTCATTCCGTGCCACGCATAGATTTCGATACCGGCTTCTGCGAGTGCGGCGGCCACTTCGTCGTTGGTGGAGAGGGGATTACAACCACTCCATGCAACCTCGGCTCCACAAGCGGCAAGGGTTTCGATCAGAACAGCCGTTTCTTTGGTTACGTGCAAACATCCGGTAATTTTGTATCCGGCAAAGGGTTTGAGCTTGGCGTATTTCTCACGCAGGCTCATCAAAACGGGCATACGACTTTCAGCCCATTCAATGCGCAACCGACCTTGAGGGGCTAAGCTCAGATCTCGGACTTTGTAAGCGCCTTCTTTGTGATCCATGTAATTTTTTAGGTTGGATTTAAGTAGATATTATAAAGCTGATTTAGCGGATTTTCAAGCATATTTGGCAGCCGCTTCTTTGAGGGCGTCCACAAAATCTAATTGTTCCCATGAAAAGGAATCGCGACCAAAATGGCCATACGCTGCCGTTTCTTTAAATCCGGGTTTCTGGAGGTTCAATCGGGTGATAATGGCACTTGGGCGCAGATCAAAGACCTCATTAACCAACTCGGCCAAGGCCACGTCCGAGATTTTTCCCGTCCCATATGAGTTCACATTCACCGAGACGGGGTCAGCCACGCCAATGGCATAAGCCACTTGGACTAAAATCTGCTCTGCTAAACCCGCAGCCACCACATTTTTCGCCACATGCCGTGCGGCATAAGCGGCAGAACGATCCACCTTAGACGGGTCTTTTCCAGAGAAAGCGCCTCCACCATGCGCACCCCAACCACCATACGTATCCACAATAATTTTTCGTCCGGTTAATCCGGTATCTCCATGTGGCCCACCGATCACAAAACGTCCGGTTGGATTTACATGCAAAATCAATTCATCATCCAACATCTCCGCAGGAATAACCGCAGGAACCAGGTATTTCCGCACATCTTGTTCAATTTGTTCCTGACTGACTTCTTCGTCGTGCTGGGTGGACAAGACAATGGTGTGTACACGCAATGCTTTGGTGCGGTCGTCGGAATACTCAATGGTTACTTGGCTCTTTGCATCTGGCCGGAGGTAGGGCATCCAATCCGTTTCCTTCCGAATACGTGCCAATTCTTGTACCAACCGATGTGAAAACTGGATGGACATAGGCATAAAGGAGGGCGTCTCGGTACAGGCATAGCCAAACATCATGCCTTGGTCGCCGGCGCCTTGTTCTTGGTGTAAACCCGCCCCTTCATCCACTCCTTGCGCAATATCGGGGCTTTGGGCATGAATTGAGGAAATCACACCGCAAGACTCGGCGTCAAAGCGTAAAAGAGGATCTGTGTAACCAATTTCGCGGATCACCTGACGTGCAACTTCCTGAACATCTACATACGCATTGGTCGTCACTTCGCCGGAGAGTACCACTAAACCGGTTGTGACCAAGGTTTCTACCGCTACACGGCTTTTGGGGTCTTGTTCCAACAAGGCATCCAAAATGGCATCCGAAATTTGATCCGCCACTTTATCTGGATGACCTTCCGAAACCGACTCTGAGGTAAAAAGATACGCCATAAAAACTTGACAAATAATGGGTTGATTGCTGGCTGCGGAATAACCGCTAAACAATTAAGTTAGGAAAAAAAAACACTCCAATGACTGTATTCTCTATGAATTAGGCGCTACCCATAGACGTCCTTAAAGATTTTGATTCCAAACATGGCTTTCTTCTTGGGATTATTCGTTTAGCGGCCAGAAAATGGAGAATCGTATGTTTTGTGCCTGCAAAGGAAAGGTTGGAACCCGATAGGTTCCGGGAAAAAAGGAAAGTCCCGCCAGAAGGTTCTCCGCAGATAGTTGCAAGGTGGCAGAACGAACATCCGCCTCCGCAACCACATCTAAGCGCACGGTGGCCGGAACGGCTGGGTACTCGTCAGGTGGCTTACCCCAAACATCCATCCGGTTAGACCAAGCAAGCCCTTTGTGCTTTGTCCAAAATTGCATCTGTATAAAAGTGCGTGCAATAAGGTCTTTTTCAAAGCCTGTAAACCGAAGACCAAATTGGGCATTTCCGGAAAACATCGGCGTCATTGCAGCTAACGTCAGGGTTTGAATTTGTGTTTGCAGGCGACCGAATAAACCTTTTACGGCTTGGTTGCGCCACCCGATGATCATGCCCCCCCCAACGGAAGTTGTGTTTTCCGACGCACTGTAAACGAGAAGATCCGTCCCAATCGCATAGGATTGCCCATAGCTTCCGGCAAATCCAGCCAGTTCTCCCTGCCAGTTGCCCCAGTGCCGCATCATACCAACCTTTAACCAAGCAAAAGTAGAGGTCCCCGCAAAACTGGGAGTTGACACAAGCAAGCGATTAATCCCCGTTGAAGTAAAACGATTAGAAGCCTCGATGCCAGCACCAGATAGTACAAAAAAGTTCCTTTTGGTAAAGCGGAAAGACCCATTCGGCAAAAGACCACTGGAAGTCCAACGCAGGTTTGCGTGCCAAGTAAGCCTAAACCCTTGCCAACGGAGGGAATCACGCAGGCCAAACCGTGCTTCAGGCCACCAAAGCGCATTGGTGGTGATGGATGCCGTGGGTTTTAGGTGATGTGTAAAGAGGTCTAATGACCACATTTTGCCCTTAACCGTAGCTTGCTCTAACCGCAGGCCATACCGATGAAGCCGTACCTCCTGTGTATCCGATACGGTTTGGGTGTAGGAACGGAACAACTCGGACTGCCAAAAAAAGGTGGCGGTAAATGGCTTAAGTGCTTTTCGAGACCATTTCCGGCGATACACCAAGGCCAAATCGTTCCATTGAGTTTGACGATTCCACCCAGCATCCCGAACCAAGCCAATTCGGGTATCATAAACCGTATCAAAGTCTGTACCCGAAGGCAAGACGCCCGCATGAGCGCCTCCTCGGCGACGGGTATGCAGGTTGCGGAGTTCTGCACTAAAAACAGGCCGTTCGTACCGTAACCGGAACAAAAATGCAGATCCTACCGATTTTGAACCTGTGTAGGCATTATTGGCTTTATCAGAAGCAACTCCAAACAAAAACTGGGTACGGGCAGGTTTTTTGAACCATTTTGTGTAGCGATTTTGGACATGCAGCGCCGAAGCCGATTGCAAGCCGCCGCCACCCGTATCGTAGCGCATTTCGGTGGAGGTAGCCGTTGTAGCGAATGCACCAAACCCCGCCGAAAAGCCCGGTAAACCATTGTTCCCTTCAGGGGCAAACCGAAGGGGCGACAGCCAAGCACGCGGCACGAGGTCATATCGCGGGGTATCGCTCATTAAATCTCGGAAGGA from Rhodothermia bacterium harbors:
- a CDS encoding GNAT family N-acetyltransferase, whose translation is MPYNPNVTIKPITLTHHIDSAVLDMWNSSADLDPLTPELWQEFVYNDPDFKPETTLVAFDGDKPIAFIMGVVRESGIGYIKMMLVAKSYRRQKMGTWLLQLMEEKLAKQKAFSIRAGEAPPAYFIPGIDPRSTATVAFFQKNGYERFGEGYHMHCNLVAEDWETATAEHQLRQKGLEIRRATASDFGPMMVFLERFFKAWQFEVAASFQRTPIAVHLGLRDGQILGFAAFDGTHSGLPWFGPMGTDPNERKLGIGAVLLRRCLRDQKEQGYTYSVIPWVGPYAFYAAHTGAEISRIFWRFQKNLQPNS
- a CDS encoding adenosylhomocysteinase; protein product: MDHKEGAYKVRDLSLAPQGRLRIEWAESRMPVLMSLREKYAKLKPFAGYKITGCLHVTKETAVLIETLAACGAEVAWSGCNPLSTNDEVAAALAEAGIEIYAWHGMNTEEFYWCIERSIDKPPHTTLDDGADLIFTVHHKYPHLADHIIGGSEETTTGVHRLRAMAEDGKMLYPVYAVNDAETKWDFDNVYGTGQSTLDGILRASSVMLAGKNFVVAGYGHCGRGVAMRAKGMGANVIVTEVKPTASLKAILEGHRVMTMEEAAKVGDIFVTATGMRDIIRGEHFLSMKEGAIVSNTGHYDVELNLVELRELAIDVRTIRDNNVEYTLENGKKIYVLADGRLVNLAAAEGHPSEVMDMSFANQFMAHLNLIQAHENGGDLSPRVIDLPEELDQEIARIKLETMGIEIDHLTEEQIAYATDYAAGT
- a CDS encoding methionine adenosyltransferase, with translation MAYLFTSESVSEGHPDKVADQISDAILDALLEQDPKSRVAVETLVTTGLVVLSGEVTTNAYVDVQEVARQVIREIGYTDPLLRFDAESCGVISSIHAQSPDIAQGVDEGAGLHQEQGAGDQGMMFGYACTETPSFMPMSIQFSHRLVQELARIRKETDWMPYLRPDAKSQVTIEYSDDRTKALRVHTIVLSTQHDEEVSQEQIEQDVRKYLVPAVIPAEMLDDELILHVNPTGRFVIGGPHGDTGLTGRKIIVDTYGGWGAHGGGAFSGKDPSKVDRSAAYAARHVAKNVVAAGLAEQILVQVAYAIGVADPVSVNVNSYGTGKISDVALAELVNEVFDLRPSAIITRLNLQKPGFKETAAYGHFGRDSFSWEQLDFVDALKEAAAKYA